One Sagittula stellata E-37 genomic window carries:
- a CDS encoding TRAP transporter small permease, whose product MAALRRLLELIYRLSGVAAALCLVMILVLIVLQMLARWTGEVLPGVPQYAGYFMAAASFLAFGNALNRGSHIRVSLLMNALPDGARRWLDIWCFAIGTAVAWYVVYYGYRFVYWSWKFNEVSQGQDRTALWIPQSVVLVGAVIFAVALTDNLLSLLFSGKTRIVQDRMDQSFGE is encoded by the coding sequence GTGGCCGCGCTCCGCCGCCTGCTCGAACTCATTTACCGACTGTCCGGGGTGGCTGCGGCGCTGTGCCTCGTGATGATCCTTGTCCTGATCGTGTTGCAGATGCTGGCGCGCTGGACTGGCGAAGTCCTTCCCGGCGTGCCGCAATATGCCGGGTACTTCATGGCCGCGGCGTCTTTCCTCGCCTTCGGCAACGCGCTGAACCGGGGCAGTCACATCCGCGTGTCGCTTTTGATGAACGCATTGCCCGACGGCGCGCGGCGCTGGCTGGACATCTGGTGCTTCGCCATCGGCACGGCGGTGGCGTGGTACGTTGTCTATTACGGATACCGCTTCGTCTACTGGTCGTGGAAGTTCAACGAGGTCAGCCAGGGGCAGGACCGAACCGCGCTGTGGATACCGCAAAGCGTCGTGCTGGTCGGGGCGGTCATCTTTGCGGTGGCGTTGACCGACAACCTCCTGTCGCTGCTTTTCAGCGGCAAGACGCGAATCGTTCAGGACCGCATGGATCAGAGCTTCGGAGAGTGA
- a CDS encoding TRAP transporter large permease produces MENISIILLFLFVLFTLLGSGVWVGLALMGVAWVGMELFTTRPVGDTMMTTIWAASSSWTLTALPLFIWMGEVLYRTRLSEDMFRGLSPWMKGLPGGLVHTNIVGCTVFAAVSGSSAATLTTVGKMSIPELRKRNYPEKMVIGTLAGAATLGLMIPPSLTLIVYGVTINESISKLFFAGILPGLVLALMFMAYVAVMSRFSSGWNPDAEPEMTFREKLWNSRYLAPVICLILLVIGSMYLGFATATEAAAFGVIGSLVLAAVQGSLSWKTFTQSLMGATRTSAMIALILAGAAFLSLSMGFTGLPRGLADLIAGWDLSRFELLMVLLVFYIVLGMFLDGISSVVLTMAVVEPMVRQAGIDLIWFGIFIVVVVEMAQITPPIGFNLFVLQGMTQHEMGFIAKAAFPMFLIMVLMVFVLIAMPELATWLPDNIRVRPGG; encoded by the coding sequence ATGGAGAACATTTCGATCATTCTGCTGTTCCTCTTCGTCCTCTTCACCCTTCTGGGGTCCGGTGTCTGGGTCGGCCTTGCGCTGATGGGCGTGGCTTGGGTGGGGATGGAGCTGTTCACCACCCGGCCCGTGGGCGACACCATGATGACCACGATCTGGGCCGCGTCCTCGTCCTGGACCCTGACCGCGCTGCCGCTGTTCATCTGGATGGGGGAGGTGTTGTATCGCACGCGCCTGTCGGAGGACATGTTCCGCGGCCTCTCGCCCTGGATGAAGGGCCTGCCGGGCGGGCTGGTGCACACCAATATCGTCGGATGTACGGTCTTCGCGGCGGTGTCGGGTTCATCGGCGGCGACGCTGACCACGGTCGGCAAGATGTCGATCCCGGAACTGCGCAAGCGAAACTACCCGGAAAAGATGGTGATCGGCACGCTGGCGGGCGCGGCGACGCTGGGCCTGATGATCCCGCCGTCGCTGACGCTGATCGTCTACGGCGTGACCATCAACGAATCGATCTCCAAGCTGTTCTTCGCGGGCATCCTGCCGGGGCTGGTGCTGGCACTGATGTTCATGGCCTATGTCGCTGTCATGAGCCGGTTCTCCAGCGGATGGAACCCGGATGCGGAGCCGGAGATGACCTTCCGCGAAAAGCTCTGGAACTCTCGCTACCTCGCGCCGGTGATCTGCCTGATCCTTCTGGTGATCGGATCTATGTACCTCGGTTTCGCCACGGCAACGGAGGCGGCGGCCTTCGGGGTGATCGGCAGCCTGGTTCTGGCGGCAGTGCAGGGATCGTTGTCGTGGAAGACATTTACCCAGAGCCTGATGGGGGCCACCCGGACCTCTGCCATGATCGCGCTGATCCTCGCGGGCGCGGCCTTTCTGTCGTTGTCGATGGGCTTTACAGGCCTGCCGCGCGGGTTGGCGGACCTGATCGCGGGCTGGGACCTGAGCCGGTTCGAGCTGCTGATGGTTCTGCTGGTCTTCTACATCGTGCTGGGCATGTTCCTCGACGGAATCTCGTCGGTGGTGCTGACCATGGCGGTGGTGGAGCCGATGGTCCGGCAGGCGGGCATCGACCTGATCTGGTTCGGCATCTTCATCGTGGTCGTTGTCGAGATGGCGCAGATCACACCGCCCATCGGCTTTAACCTGTTCGTCCTGCAGGGGATGACGCAGCACGAGATGGGCTTTATCGCCAAGGCCGCCTTCCCGATGTTCCTGATCATGGTGCTGATGGTCTTCGTGCTGATCGCGATGCCGGAGCTGGCGACATGGCTGCCCGACAACATCCGCGTGCGACCCGGAGGCTAG